AAACCCTAACGGTGTGTAATGTTTGTGTAGTCTACTAGACAGTGCAAGATATTGGTAAACATCTTATAAAGTTGATTCTGCTAATGTCTGTCAGTTCCTTTGAGATGATATTAGGAAAGTGTCGTACACTTACCCATGTGTATATGTGTACTGAAGGGTTTGGCCTTGgaacaaataaacatgtgtcttgTTTGCCATCCATAGCTAATGGATGCGGTGATGCTCCAGCTAACCAGAGCACGGAATCGTCTCACTACTCCTGCAACGTTGACACTGCCAGAACTGGCCTCGAGCAGCCTGATGGTAAGCTGACCACAGCTGTGAACGCCTGTGAATCAACTGCATGGTAATTTTGCTCAAAAACAAATGATTTCCTTCTCTTTATTCTAGAAAATGTTCACACCACCCCTCCCAGGAGATGTGATGGTGAATTTTTACATTAACCTCAGCAAACTCTGTCTGATCGTGTATCAGCTCCATGTCCTCCAGCCCAATACCAACAAGGTAACAATATAGGGCACATCTACTACAAAACAGCACCTACTGGGAATAAAATAGGTCTGGAAGGTTTAGTCACAGTAGGTGACTAGGTGTGTCTTTAACTGAGGTCtccatatttttatgttttgtttttgtcccTGTAGTAAATTAAATTTTTCTTCAACTTCTCTGTGCTGCTTTTCCTTCGTCTCTAGACAAAGACTTGTGGTCTTTCAAAAGTGTAAGTACTGcaatagttaaattattttaacgCCATTCTTGTTTtggttatattttctgtttccaCAGAACTTCAAACCTTCTGGAAGCTCAGTGTTGCATAACCCTGGCGCAATGTTGTAAGTTGTTGTTAGACATCTTATTGCAACATCTAAATAGGAAAATAGAAACTTTCCTCTATGTTTacaaaaatacatctaaaaatacatttttctgttgttgctGAAAATGGCTCCCGCAGTCTGATATTTGTATGTCCTGCTGTCCATGTGGACTAGTGACTGCTTCATGGAGTCCTGTTTCCGTGAGATTAATGCTGTACGTTTGCTCTTGTCTTTGCCAGTGAACTTGGTAACATGAGGTTTGAAGTAAGTCATGTCCACAAAGTGGAGTGTGTGGTCCCCTGGCTGAATGACACCCTTGTCTTCTTCACGATCTCACTCCAGCTGTGTCAGCAGTTGAAAGATAAGGTAGGTCAGGAGCTGGGACTGCCTTAAGCTTGACATGACATGTGATTAAAGAGGCGTTCTTGAGTTTTAGTAGTCTCATTGACTACAGGTCTATTTAATTCCTACAGGTCACCTGgaatttaactgtttttttaacttttttattaaacataaacaaCATGTCTGTGCATTATATAAGAATGTTTCTGCAAAATATggcattttactttattttactgttttaaaaatggcattttGATGTtagttttgaaagcttttttcCAAGTAAAACGTTTTGTAAAACTAATTTGTGTGTTTCTTACAGCTTACATGTCATGTTACAATAACTTATAATACACCATCTCTTGTTGCAGATTTCGGTCTTCTCCAGTTATTGGAACTACAAGCCTTATTAACCTCTAGAACTTTGGAAAAAGTGTTTCTGAGTCAAAGGACATGGATCCATGTACATAATTATTTCTGCTAATATATCTTTTGAGAAACATTTTTCTCTAAGTCAAAACTATACACAATGGAATATGTTTTAAACATTAATCACATCACCCTGCTGGTGCTGTTCTGAGGCTTGTGTTCTTAACGGACCAACAGGATGACCATACTAATGTTGCACATGTATGCACAGGAGCATAATTGCGGAGACTCTGTACATATGGCTATATATGCCATGTATGCTATAGATTTTTTAAGTAACAGCAGACTTGATATTTATTTTAGGTAGTATCTGCAatggaaagtgttttttctgtttcagcccATGTTGTCATGTTAAACTTCTGTATGCATGACGGGCAGTTACAATTTTCCTGTCTACCACAGCAGCCTGAGTTGTGATAGTTACACGAACTATTCAGTATTCGCATTGAAAGGAATGATTAGAAACTCTCAGGCTAGCTGTTTGACTCTGATACGCAATGTTACTCCTACACTAAGACAAGTGGCCATATGGCACTTGTCAGAAGTTATGTCAGAAGTTAGCCATGACtgtgaatatatttttctgttctcAATTTACAAACATtccaagaacaaaaacaaatgtttattttaagcaTGAGCCATTTTTCAACTGGGACCATTCTTTTCATGCAGAGAAAACTGAATTTGTTTCACCTTGGTGATGTCTTGAAAGCTATTAATTTGCTTGATTTATATGAACAAATATAATTCAGTGTTGAGATTATTTATCTTATTGTGTTCCCATTTATTTATTGAGTTAAAGTAATTTgactttcatttttgtatttgtaaagcaaatgcacttttttttgtctttgttaatTATGAAGTAATGATTCCCTCTAAACCCACGATGCCCATTCCTTCACACTAATGCTACAGATAGCGTTCCTGACATGTTAGGTTTTTGAGATTAAAGCGATTGTGAATGCATTATAAAAAGTATATATGGACCAAACAATCCACTGTGTGtgcaataaatgtatttataaatgtatttagaatgtatctttttttgttcttttcaatACTACTTTGATAAAAGTAGCATGCGGTTACTATGCTTGTTGTTTGTATTTACAAAGCTGAATGCTGAATGTGTTGCACGGATGAATTACTGACCTGTAGAAACGAAATGAAGAAGAGCTTTcctataatgttaaaaataataggATTTGCAAGCCAGAACTCATTTGGTGTTGCGGCCACTGTCTTTTGAAAAGCAATACTGGTGTCCTTGAGAGATTAAATAGAAACGCAACAATAGCAGGTCAAAGCACATTCCCTTCCTTGTCACTCTCATATTCTCCACTGGATCAGAATAACGATCAAGCATGTCCCGCAGAGGACACAGTGACTTCAGGATTTCACTGTAACCCACCcaccataaaaaaaataatctaattgATCTACTTTCTTTATTTGAACACAAACTAGTAAGCTAATTATAGGATTGTATGACCCCTAGGGCTTGGTAGATCACTCGTTTGTCTGATCTGAGCCCAGACAATACTCTCTCTTCGAAGCAGAGTAACCTCAACCTATTGAAAACATTCCATGCCAGGATTCACTGCTCTGTAGGTCATATGCCTGGTCTGTTACAAACCTCTTGAGAATAACTTCAGATCAGGGTTGTCTCTACCAAATTAGAGGGTGGCAATATCCAAATATCTCTTGTAAGAACAGAAAAACCTGGTTATCATTCCCAGAACTGTAAAGCTAGCATTAAACTCTTGGTTAGCAGGCAGTGATTCAGCTGTTGATGGCAGTATTGTGCTATTCTTGTCAATACAATGTCTGAAATGGAggttttgttcatttgttttcaaCTCTAAATGTAATGCAAATTAAGAAAATCTAAATCTGAATAGTGGTGATGTTTCAGTTTTATTATACTATAATTATAGTAAGAAGGGCACAGTTTGTAAGTAGGTCCTCTACCCAGTGACCTACATTATGTGTCACGTAAAAAACCCTTTCTTTCGTCTGTATACATCTAGGTGCAATGCTATTGTTTCTAAAGGCCATTAAGCACAATGTGTGTGATGGGTTAATGTGGTAATGAGGAAGATGTGTGCTGTTTGTCTTATTTCTTCAGTGTAGCATTGTGCAAAAAACAGTGATTCTTCAAATATAGGATCTCCAGTCATACGTGATCTTACATTCTAAAAAAGAGGTAGGTACAGTTTTTTTGCTCATTTGGACAGATATTTGAAAGTACAAAACATACAATTTATTTCAGATAAAAGCCGTAATCGGGGGACAGCGAAATGTTATCTGCCAACCCCTCCTGACATTTACAGATCTGACAGTCTCCTAATGAAACTTGATAAagactgggggaaaaaagcctagtcatctttttctgtttctttatcCTGTCTTTAAAAAGGGATTTAGGAGTGACGGGAGGAACATGTTCTAGGATGAGTAAATTACAGGATGTACAGTAAACTGGGGAAGCACTTCTGTCCCAGCAGAAGATCAGGTCTAAAATGTGAGCAAGACACTCCCAGTCCTCATGGGAGATCACTCCTGCTCTCGGTTTCCTTCCATTCTCTAACCTCCTCTTCCAATTCAGTGTCACAgggcagctggagcctatcccagcaagcaacaggcgcaaggcagggcacaccctggacaggacgccagtccatcacaggacaacaAGGTCAGTTTCCCCAggagtcaattaacctaccagtgtatCTTTGGATTGCGGGAGGAAATCCATGCAAACAGAGGGAGAACACACTCCTAACAGCCAGCACCCCAGGCTCCAgaccacactgagacacacttgCTTCAGATTAAGGCTGTGTTCCTGCAAGAACCGTCCTTTCGCCAACAGAAGGTGACCAAGGACCTGAAGCACATTTCAGACATGTGACTTGGACTCGACATAAGTAAAGCTGGCTTGGATGATGCATAAATACCTTGGATAAAATTACTATTcacaacaaaaattaaaaagttaatattttattgcttgattatatatacatgtagtgagacaatcacaaaataaaaaaagtgaagctgaaaatgtaaaaacggttaattacatttttgtgcATTAAAGTTTTCATACAGGACAAGTGAAAATGACCTATTCTTCATATTAAGTTATTATATATTTAACGGGGTAATACAGCATTGCTTTGCTGTACAAGAACACTTGTCAAATTATCTCAATATGCAGTGCCTACAGTAGTGCTTATATATTTTCTTATACTCAAGGTGActtttgtttacatgtctgtaccCTGTAGCTTTATTGTGGTGATGTACTGGCCATGGTGTTAGTAtttgttttctgcaacacaGATACTATAACTATTGCAGATCAAGTTTGTCTTCACTGTGTAATTTGATCTGTAGAGATACATAGCCTTAGAAAGGTTTTAAACCTCGTTCAATTTGGTTGCATTAATTAaggattttaaatgcatttatttggGCACCTGAAAAAGCTTATCAACTTTGTAAACAACCtttggaaaatgtcaaaaaacagctttacatcaaacatttttaatgagaaTTCTGCAGTGCTGTTTCACAATGAGATATTTGCACATGGCACATTGTTAAGTCTTGTCTGGTACACACTCTCCAGACACCTCATTTTTAAGATGTTTGTGACTACTGAGATGATAAGAGTATTCAATGTATTAATGCAAAAACTACCCAGCAAAGGAATTTTTAGGGGCTGTCTGGGAAAACACAACGGCTAAGCTTCATCGTTGTCAATTTAATcatattttaatcaattttctaaaaaaacacaatctatATGAATCATGtaagtaaacatttttatgtaataAGTGGAAAATATAGTTCATAGAGTATAATTCATAACCACATTCTTTACTGGGAAAGATTTCTGATGTTACCctaaagcatttttaaacagTTGTTAAATCATTTGTCCTAGAAGCCTTCACGCAGTTTGGGTTTTATTTTCCATCCATGGTGGATGTTGTAAGAAGGAATATTGGAATTTGCACATTTTCCTGCCTGATTCCATGACAGGTTTCAGCAGATGAACACAAGCGACTGTCCCTGTTTCTACGGCTCCAGTGCATAATTGTCCACACCCACTTTGGTCCTGGGGGGCTGTGTATaggagaaaatgttaaaaaaagttaCATCTGTCATTACAACATGTATTCCTCATTTACAATACATAATTCCTATGTTCTATCACAGTAATGCAATGTAATGCTCATGCATTCTGTTATTGAaagtgtaaatatttattttgataatATATGTTTCTGAAGCATATTTTCACAAAATACCAAGAGAATGTAAGCCTTTCTATTCAGCATAAATCTTCCATTCAGAGCCCATTCCCAGCCTTAACACAGCTCTAACGAATCCACGCGGAGACTTTCTCAGTTACCTGTTACCTAATTATAGTGCCAAAATACCGAAACACTTCACTGTTGGAACTGAACAGCCGGTCTTACCTTCTCCGagtcacagcagcagcagcagcaacagcgaATGAGAACCAGGGTCAAAAGCAGTAGGACTGTGCCTTGAACATAAAACAGTACacacatatattttatataaatgaaactCAAGAACATTATGTGCTTAAACTACATTAACCGGACTggttttctgtattttgctgGCATGACATGATATTTCACAGTAAAAACCCCAATAAAATCAACAAATCTCATCATGTTTGGGAAACCTAAACAAATAAGACTCGTAGATCATGAATGAGCTCAATGGAGTTACAACAGTTGTCCCTAACTTTGAAAGCCAGCCTCACTTATTTCAATCccatgtacttgcaggtgaagCAGCAGGCTGTAGTTACCAGTGATCCCAAGGGCACAAGCTCACAagtaactttttaaatattggGATGGTCTTCCGATAGTGACCGATATTGTCTTCACTGGGTGAACCTCAACAGTGCTGTTCTTTACTTGTATTACAACTAAATCCTGTTTCTGCTTAGTACTGGAAAACACCTATAAACCTAACTAGGAAATTCATTGGTGTGCATCAAGATGATCTTTGTGGGTGGGATTTAGTCAAACGAAAGCCTCAGTTagttactgtaggtgtcacatctCTTAAGcatatttttgtctgttttcaaaAATTTGCCATGTCTCTTGTTTGTCAGTGTAGGCTACTACACCAGCACCTATAccaattactgtatttaaagtccaaatattactgtacatcttggTGACAATTCACAAATGGAGTCTAACTTTGTTCACTTTAAATTAGTTGGTGTAACAAGTCAGCGTCTATAGTTTGCTGGGCTTCTAGAGGTGCAACATGGCTAGATCAGAAATGTTCTTTTGCCAAATCCTGTGCTTCACTTCCTATATGATAGGTTTATCCCCTAGAATGTCAAAGAcactacagatacagtatgttgcactcTTTAAATACCAGACACCTTCACTTACCtataaagatgaaaaaaatagcAAAGGAAGCAATGTCCCAGTCTGACTGAAACATCTGTTTTGACTGCAGTCTGCTGACAGCATCATTAAACTGGTTTTGTAGCTCAGTTTGGATGCTGTTCTGCTGCATTGTCATACCCAGGCTCGTGAAACAGACAGGAGGAGGGCTGCTTGAAGGAAAGGAACAAAACGTACGTTTCTGTTAGAATCAAAGAATGTGTGTGATTTGTGCCtaaagtgccttgcaaaagtatgcaCCCCCCTCTTACGATGGCCCATTCtgtgaaattataaaataatgcatacacattttttaaattcagtttttaaaaatattaatgaacataatattttattttgtatcaaTGTTTATCACAAGACATTTTTAAGGTACTGCTTTTGTACAACACTGATTACTTGctaggaagaaaataaaaaatcaactcTGAGGAAGAAATTTTGTCTCAGGTACTGAATGTATTTGGTGTCCATATGTATGTATGCTTTAAACGTTTTACAGTTTGGAGAAAACACTTTAGTCTACCATGGGCGTGATCACTGGGTTTCTAGAAGATTTTAAGTTAAATCACACACATAAGTAATCATACCTTGAAACTAAGAATAATATTGTGAGGAGTTAAGATGTTAAGAGTTTAAAATGAACTTAACAGCTGCTCAGTGTCAATTTTACATAGCAGGCAGTATAATCTAAATTATCATATAATCAATtccagtttttcttttctctaaatatacagtattctgactatattatttGCTacccaaatacatttttctcttgTCAAGGCCTGTGTGCTAGAGGTTTCGctcctaaaataaaaagaacaaataacTGTATTGTGCTAAAAGGATCCAGCAGGAAAAGGATTAACATAATTATGATACATTAGAGCCGACAGTGAGTAACTGAAGAGCGTATGAGATAAGAAAACACATTGTATCTGTAATATGTTCCTGACCAGGACTACTAATGCAGTAAATAATCCATCTAATAGTACTATCAATAGGCACTTCGCCCAATCTTCTCACCTACACAGAAGAGGCAAACAATTCATGAATACAGTGGCTATCATATTATCATCTGGTTTGGTCACTGTTCCGTATATGTGGTACCTTCTGTTTTTCCGCCACAGAATGTACAGATGAATGTGGTGTGttattaaatgttattatttataACAAGAGCAACTCACTTATTTCATGAGCAGTGTGGTGATCAGTATTGCTGTAATTCTACAATGAGATGCCTTTTGCTGGGAGTCTGCGTGTTTCCCCACGCGGACATGGGTTGTCACTGTGTGAAGCAGATTCCTCCATCTTCTACAGACACGTGAGCCAGGTTACCTGGCACCTGTAATTCTccgcctgtgtgtgtgtgtgagtgtgcgagtgCTCCCTGCAGTGGACAGGCCTCCTGTTTAGGGTGTAGTGGTCTCGTGCCCTGTGTGTTTGCCAGTTACTCCAGCCTGCTCTGACCCTGTGGACTAGGTTAACATAAATGAACATCTGCACTTAAAAAGTTGACACAATGAATGGAGAGGTGCAGTTTTCAGACAGCTTTACACGAAGAGAAATGCTCCATTTTGATATTAAGTTGATTTATATTTGCCTGCTAGCGTCATAAGTACAGATAAAAGCTTGAAATATAAAGTTCTACATACTTTATATACTTATAATGGAAAAGAACGTTGATCTAAATTAAAGTGTTAGATTGAAATCCAAGTATTAGCTTAGTTACACATATTAGCTTCGTTAGCTttgaaacatgtacagtatttcctatAAAATCTGTCTGAAAAGAATGCATGTGGTCTCCTCTAAGGCATGCTTTTTAAGATGTGTATTGTGTTATTCGTGTAGTTCTTACTACTGTTAATTTAGGGAAGTAACAAAAATCAG
This sequence is a window from Lepisosteus oculatus isolate fLepOcu1 chromosome 19, fLepOcu1.hap2, whole genome shotgun sequence. Protein-coding genes within it:
- the smim22 gene encoding small integral membrane protein 22; the encoded protein is MTMQQNSIQTELQNQFNDAVSRLQSKQMFQSDWDIASFAIFFIFIGTVLLLLTLVLIRCCCCCCCDSEKPPRTKVGVDNYALEP